One Coccinella septempunctata chromosome 1, icCocSept1.1, whole genome shotgun sequence DNA window includes the following coding sequences:
- the LOC123311461 gene encoding pyrimidodiazepine synthase-like, giving the protein METKTKHLTLGSPIPPKTEPLTLYSFEYCPFAQRVRLVLHAKGLKYQAVNINLKKKPEWYSSINTSEKVPALDIGDKIITESLDICNYLDKTYPTPALYSAEPEAAEKEKELIDKIGSVTSLFAKCMMNAKDKTPEEWVKDFLTTMEPFETELKLKGTKFFGGDNPGMVDYMLWPWAERAKVLDMLIGEKLPFSEDCIPTLHEWKKNMLMNTVVQAVYNGPEKCFKAIQLKYNTEDPDFDSI; this is encoded by the coding sequence ATGGAAACTAAAACAAAACATTTAACATTGGGTTCACCAATACCACCTAAAACAGAACCATTGACATTGTATTCCTTCGAATATTGTCCATTCGCTCAAAGAGTGAGACTTGTCTTGCACGCAAAAGGTTTAAAATATCAGGCAGTCAATATTAacttgaaaaagaagcctgagTGGTACTCCTCAATTAACACTTCAGAGAAAGTACCCGCCTTAGATATTGGCGATAAAATAATAACGGAAAGTTTGGATATATGCAATTATTTAGATAAAACTTATCCTACACCTGCTTTGTATTCTGCAGAACCTGAAGCTGccgaaaaagaaaaagaattgaTTGATAAAATTGGCAGTGTAACCAGTCTTTTCGCCAAATGCATGATGAATGCAAAAGATAAAACTCCTGAAGAATGGGTGAAAGATTTCCTTACCACCATGGAACCTTTTGAAACAGAGCTCAAATTGAAAGGTACCAAATTTTTTGGTGGAGACAACCCGGGCATGGTGGATTATATGCTATGGCCTTGGGCAGAACGAGCAAAAGTGTTGGATATGTTAATCGGTGAAAAACTGCCATTTTCTGAGGATTGTATTCCAACTTTACATGAGTGGAAGAAGAATATGCTTATGAATACGGTAGTCCAAGCTGTCTACAATGGTCCAGAGAAATGTTTCAAAGCTATACAACTCAAGTATAATACTGAAGATCCAGATTTTGactcaatttga
- the LOC123311453 gene encoding 60S ribosomal protein L18: MGIDINHKYDRKVRRTEPKSQDVYLRLLVKLYRYLARRTNSKFNKIILKRLFMSKIHRPPISIARVVRFMKKPGRENLTAVIVGNVTDDSRIWELPKLTVCALKVSDKARARILKAGGEVITFDQLALRSPLGQKTVLMQGRRNAREAVKHFGPAPGVPHSHTKPFVRSKGPKFERARGRRKSCGYKK, encoded by the exons ATG GGTATTGATATCAATCACAAATACGACCGCAAGGTTAGGAGAACCGAGCCTAAAAGTCAAGATGTATATTTACGTCTTTTAGTAAAG TTGTACAGATATTTGGCTAGACGTACCAActccaaattcaataaaataatattgaagAGGCTTTTCATGAGCAAGATCCATCGTCCACCAATAAGCATTGCCAGGGTGGTAAGGTTTATGAAAAAACCTGGTCGTGAAAATCTTACAGCCGTCATTGTTGGCAATGTAACAGACGATTCACGTATTTGGGAACTCCCCAAACTCACCGTTTGTGCTTTGAAAGTATCAGACAAGGCTCGTGCCAGAATATTGAAAGCAG gTGGAGAAGTTATCACTTTCGATCAACTTGCTCTGAGGTCACCATTGGGACAAAAGACCGTTCTTATGCAAGGACGTAGGAATGCCAGAGAAGCCGTCAAACATTTCGGTCCAGCCCCAGGTGTACCCCACTCACATACCAAACCTTTCGTTAGATCTAAGGGACCTAAATTCGAACGCGCCAGAGGTCGCAGGAAGAGTTGTGGTTATAAGAAATAA
- the LOC123311458 gene encoding protein ABHD13: MIHQMGGYLKVTVIVGIILRMMLRVWAYSGLVLVFCFLLYYMYGGILAFTLLFMSVMGILYHAQDNFLFYPEVPSHSRVYIPIPSMFGLPYESLYTKASDGTVIHMYFIHQPLERRKNSPTFLFFHGNAGNMGHRLQNCVGLYHNLHCNILLVEYRGYGLSEGSPTEEGLYLDAKASLDYLFTRNDINNNEIIVFGRSLGGAVAIDLASCDEYSMKIWCLVVENTFTSIPDMARVIFGWKLFHLLPLVCYKNKFLSLNKMKLLRVPSLFISGLADTLVPPRMMTDLHGTCASYAKQLLQFPSGTHNETWTLQGYYHSLAMFLQNCRIQNPKSYNKDVFMNYSEKKKDRIEIL; the protein is encoded by the exons GCTTTTTGCTTTATTACATGTATGGAGGTATCCTTGCATTCACCTTACTTTTCATGTCAGTTATGG GTATATTATATCATGCTCAGGATAATTTTCTGTTTTACCCAGAAGTACCAAGTCATTCCAGAGTTTATATCCCTATTCCCTCAATGTTTGGTTTACCATATGAGAGTCTGTATACCAAAGCATCAGATGGAACTGTAATTCATATGTATTTTATTCATCAGCCTTTAGAGCGAAGAAAAAATTCACCCactttcttatttttccatggCAATGCAGGGAATATGGGACATCGTTTACAGAATTGTGTGGGATTATATCATAATTTGCATTGTAATATTCTTCTAGTCGAATATAGAGGTTATGGACTTTCTGAGGGTAGTCCAACTGAAGAAGGGCTTTACTTGGATGCTAAAGCAAGCCTCGACTATCTGTTTACAAGAAAtgatataaataataatgaaattataGTGTTTGGAAGATCTTTGGGTGGAGCAGTAGCTATAGATTTGGCATCATGTGATGAATATTCCATGAAAATTTGGTGCCTTGTAGTGGAGAATACATTTACTAGCATTCCTGATATGGCAAGAGTTATTTTCGGTTGGAAGCTATTCCATTTATTACCATTAGTATGCTACAAAAATAAA TTTCTTTCATTGAACAAGATGAAGTTGCTTCGAGTGCCATCTTTGTTCATATCTGGCCTAGCTGACACTTTGGTACCACCAAGAATGATGACAGATTTGCATGGCACATGTGCTAGTTATGCTAAGCAACTTCTTCAGTTTCCTTCAGGAACTCACAACGAAACATGGACTTTACAAGGCTATTATCATTCTTTGGCCATGTTTCTTCAGAATTGCAGAATTCAAAACCCCAAATCTTataacaaggatgttttcatgaactattctgagaaaaaaaaagataggaTAGAAATACTTTGA